A single window of Nicotiana tomentosiformis chromosome 1, ASM39032v3, whole genome shotgun sequence DNA harbors:
- the LOC104116935 gene encoding auxin-responsive protein SAUR50-like translates to MAIRKSNKLSQAVLLKQILKRCSSLGKKHGYNDEDCLPIDVPKGHFAVYVGENRTRYIVPISFLSHPEFQCLLRFAEEEFGFDHDMGITIPCEELVFQSLTNMLR, encoded by the coding sequence ATGGCCATCAGAAAATCAAACAAGCTATCACAAGCTGTACTTTTGAAGCAAATTTTGAAAAGGTGTTCGAGTTTGGGCAAGAAGCACGGCTATAACGACGAAGACTGCCTTCCCATTGACGTACCCAAAGGACATTTTGCAGTTTACGTAGGAGAAAATCGAACTCGATACATCGTACCAATTTCTTTCTTGTCTCACCCTGAATTTCAGTGCCTCCTCCGTTTCGCCGAGGAAGAATTTGGCTTCGATCACGACATGGGCATCACTATTCCCTGCGAAGAATTGGTTTTCCAGTCACTGACTAATATGCTGAGATAG
- the LOC138907000 gene encoding uncharacterized protein, with product MEKVHDYDSLLAKTEKALDKAKEKIVQLNEKAESSKDCQVTKFEEERAQFEKEKAHWVRSEAQLHAQLEEMRRYNREYQHADFDREMAQARLEQARLRAQLESALDREGHIREIAIARQQQLQDRDQNFQYFKEQVHNLAVYTAQSYVNCQGMDYEKFLEHAPTFARHLAAELEKLTFKVPDSYKHTPHNVFPIEIEKPEKNMEQEEMTRKMKSLEQTVRNIQGLGGHKSVSFNDLCMFPHVHLPPGFKTPKFNKYDRNGDPVAHLKRYCNQLRGAGGKEELLMA from the exons ATGGAAAAGGTGCACGATTATGATTCCCTCTTGGCAAAGACTGAAAAGGCGTTGGACAAAGCCAAGGAAAAGATCGTACAGCTAAATGAGAAGGCCGAATCAAGTAAGGATTGCCAAGTAACAAAATTTGAAGAAGAGAGGGCTCAATTCGAGAAAGAGAAGGCCCATTGGGTACGTTCAGAAGCTCAGCTCCATGCACAGTTGGAAGAAATGAGAAGGTACAATAGAGAATACCAGCATGCAGATTTTGATAGGGAGATGGCTCAGGCGAGACTCGAGCAGGCTAGACTTCGGGCTCAGTTGGAATCAGCCTTAGATCGTGAGGGCCACATAAGGGAGATAGCCATCGCTCGCCAGCAGCAGTTACAAGATCGAGATCAGAATTTCcagtacttcaaagagcaagtccataatttggctgtttataccgctcaaagttatgtgaactgccaagggatggattatgagaagtttttggagCATGCACCTACTTTTGCCCGTCATCTTGCAGCAGAGTTAGAAA AACTAACTTTCAAGGTTCCAGATTCATACAAGCATACTCCTCATAACGTGTTCCCAATTGAGATCGAAAAGCCCGAAAAGAATATGGAACaagaggaaatgaccagaaaaatgaagagctTGGAACAAACCGTGAGAAACATACAGGGTTTGGGGGGCCACAAGAGTGTTTCGTTTAACGATCTATGCATGTTTCCCCATGTTCATTTGCCACCCGGCTTCAAGACCCCCAAGTTTAACAAGTATGATAGGAATGGTGATCCCGttgcccatttgaagaggtattgtaaccaatTAAGGGGAGCGGGAGGCAAAGAAGAGTTGCTCATGGCTTAG
- the LOC138906999 gene encoding uncharacterized protein, with the protein MSTVQNTQFKVVDEAPLQLQMWWYDLGEDGQKWVTKHLRALIDIMKIKPRDDLIEALVTFWDPVHNVFRFSDFELTPTLEEIARYSGFGRDLRNQELIFPRALSMHRFFDLLNISKQIRKTNEVEGCCSFYFLYSRFGQPNGFEMHENGLNNKQNKDTWQIHRRFAFIVAFLGIMVFPNEERAIDTCIARVVHVLTTKEHHTLAPIILSDIYWALTLCKSGAKFFEGCNILLQMWLIEHLRHHPKFMSYGPSKDNFIESYEERVKDYNSPKGVEAWISHIRYLNASQIEWTLGWLPVREVIHMSALKSYLLLLGLRSVQPYAPHRVLRQLGRYQVVPKDEDLSVQVIELHPEAPLPEALIQQIWNGCRYLKDDTQVPDPARGEVDPGYAIWFGKRSRVDDVPEPKSPTKRPHVQAFDDKIQERLAWGEREKGYKTTIHALEERLRNLNFEKDLQEQEAEGEKKSLIRKNEALHAQLQQMKKASEVPVRSWKD; encoded by the coding sequence ATGAGCACCGTCCAGAACACACAATTCAAAGTTGTAGACGAGGCTCCACTTCAGCTTCAGATGTGGTGGTATGATTTAGGAGAAGATGGTCAGAAATGGGTCACCAAGCACCTGAGAGCCCTTATAgatattatgaaaattaaaccacgggacgatttgattgaggcactagtgacTTTTTGGGACCCCGTTCACAATGTCTTTCGCTTCTCCGATTTTGAGCTAACTCCCACTTTAGAAGAGATAGCTCGATATTCCGGGTTTGGCAGGGATTTGAGAAACCAGGAGCTCATATTCCCAAGGGCTCTTTCTATGCACcgattcttcgatcttctgaacATCAGTAAGCAAATTAGAAAGACCAACGAAGTTGAAGGGTGTTGTTCTTTCTACTTCTTGTACTCTAGGTTCGGGCAGCCAAATGGGTTTGAAATGCATGAAAATGGCCTTAACAACAAGCAGAACAAAGACACATGGCAGATTCATCGTCGCTTCGCCTTCATAGTGGCGTTTCTGGGAATTATGGTTTTCCCAAACGAGGAGCGGGCAATTGATACCTGCATAGCCAGGGTTGTACATGTCCTCACTACCAAAGAACATCACACTCTTGCCCCGATCATTCTATCAGACATTTATTGGGCGTTGACTTTGTGCAAGTCCggggcaaaattcttcgaagggtgcaatattttgttacaaatgtggttgattgaacatctccgacatcaccccaagttcatgagctatggtccgagcaaggacaatttcattgagagttacgaagaaagagtaaaagattacaactctccaAAAGGGGTGGAAGCCTGGATATCCCACATAAGATATTTAAATGCAAgtcaaattgagtggactttgggatggctcccggtaagagaggtgatacacatgtcgGCCCTAAAAAGTTATTTACTGTTGTTGGGTTTGAGAAGTGTCCAGCCGTATGCGCCACACAGAGTTCTAAGACAGCTAGGAAGGTACCAAGTAGTACCtaaggatgaagatttgagtgtgcaagtgattgagctacaccccgaagccccactccccgaagctttaatccagcaaatttggaatggttgtcgcTACTTGAAAGATGATACTCAGGTGCCAGATCCTGCGAGAGGTGAGGTAGATCCGGGTTATGCTATATGGTTTGGGAAGAGGTCTCGCGTGGATGATGTGCCAGAGCCCAAAAGTCCCACAAAAAGGCCACATGTTCAAGCCTTTGATGATAAAATCCAAGAACGGTTGGCCTGGGGTGAACGGGAAAAGGGATACAAAACAACTATTCATGCCTTAGAAGAAAGGCTAAGAAACCTCAATTTTGAGAAAGACTTGCAAGAACAAGAAgccgaaggggaaaagaagagtctGATCCGCAAAAATGAAGCCCTTCATGCTCAACTTCAACAGATGAAGAAAGCCTCTGAAGTGCCAGTGAGAAGTTGGAAAGACTAG